The segment TGTAAGATTGttcgtttaaaaaaatatatatatataaatcaaaACAATAACTGAGAAGAAATCCTTTTAATTTTGCGTTTCACCTGGGGCTAAAAAGACACTTATCACAACTGATGGTGCCCACAAGGGGTCATCAGTTTCATGTCAAACGGTTGATTACGGCCAGTAAGAGTTCACAGCGAGAAGTTCTTTGTTTCTAGCAGATTACTGGATGTAATCAGGAGGGACATTTCTATAATGATTATATTCAAAACAACTGTAGATCCAGTAGAATAAATTGGATTATCCAGATACCTTCCTTAAGCCTATTTTCTTCTTCTAAGATCTAATGACAAAGATAACTATAATTGAAAACAGAATCTCTTTTGTCACTGCAAAAATGTCGAATATTAGGTTAATAAAATATAACGATTACAATATCGTTATTAGGGCGGACTAAAGACAGTGATTTTCACGTTTGCCTTCTTAGGCCCTTACCTTTTGATTGCATCAACCTCAGTAATGATGAAATCAATCAAAAGCTGAACATCTGGGGGCTAATCTTGACAGAAGTATCGATACCACTAGATTTAATAATCATTTGAAGATGTCATCGCGAGATTACAGTTGCGGTTGGCGTGCGTAGCAACCGTCGTTGTTTGGCTTTTTTGCACCGCCCACTTGCGACAGCTGCAAAACTTGACCAATCAGGTCATTCTTCTTACCCCACACACCAATAGGAGCCCTCATGGGCGTGCCCCTAATGTGCCTTGTTCCGTGTGGAAAGTTTACCGGCTCGGGTGCAAAGTTTCAGCCGTCTGCAAACTGAAGCTCGTCGGCAGACCTATCTGGAATATACTGGGGGAAACCACGGTTTATTCACACGGTCAATAAAATCTAGTATCTCCTTAAAATATCCGCGTTTTTGTCTTCAGATGTAGTCGAGTGATGCTGTCAGATAACAGAGGCGTGACAGAACGCTGTTAGCATTGATCGTATTGTCTCCGGGAGCCAGCTAGCTTAACGTGAGCACGTTAGCTTGGAGTTGAACCAGGGGGCTAGTTCGCTGATGTCCTGGTGATTTCGGACTCGGACACGGTGAAACCTTACCCGACATTTAGTCGAAACTTGAATCTACGAGGACTATTAGGAAAGAAAAATGGCTTGCGAACCGAATCGTGTCCGGCTGATGTGTATGCTCTCGCTGACTTTTATCTTCTTCATAGTGGAAGTGGTGGTCAGTCGTATCACCTCATCTTTGTCGATGCTGTCGGACTCGTTTCATATGCTGTCGGACGTAATCGCGCTGGTTGTGGCTCTGGTCGCGGTGCGGTTCGCCGAGAAAACCCACGCCACCAACAAGAATACTTTCGGCTGGATCCGGGCGGAGGTGATGGGGGCTCTGGTGAACGCCGTCTTCCTCACGGCGCTGTGCTTCACCATCGTCCTGGAGGCGGTCGAGCGTTTCACCGAACCCCAGGAGATCGAGAGCCCGTTGGTGGTCGTCGGGGTCGGTGCCGTGGGGCTGTTGGTCAACCTGCTCGGGCTCTGTCTGTTCCATGGACATGCCGGTGGGGGCCACGGACACTCCCACGGGGGTCACTCTCATGGGAGTAAGAACAAGAGGGGGAAAACCGGCAAGGCTGGGAATGGGTCAGCCGGAGAGGAGACCAACAACCTTGTCGGGAATCACAACAGCCCGGGTGATGTGAGACAAAGAACTGGTAAGTATAAgttgtttgtgtctttgttgacaTATGCGATTTGTGTACAGAACAGACGTATAAGATCTGCTCAAACACCACAAATCCTCCTTTATTGAGTCCCACCATTGACTCGACAGAATGTGTTAAGACTTTTATCTTCACTGTAAGCAGTCCAGATTGCCTCACAGTTCATCCTTATATCACCAGCATGCCCTGACAACCGTCTGACTCATCCATATTGTTTCCTTGACAGCTGCAGACTTATGTGTGTGCTATCGCTTATTTGTTGGGCATTTCATCCTTGGAAACTGGCCGTTGTCAGTGTCATAAGCCAGTGAAGCCTCAGGTTTCACGTTTTGTAAAACTGGCTCCTCTCAGCTGGCTTTTAAAGACCATAATCTGGAAACTTCTACCTGACTCAGCCTAGACGGATGTTTTTTGTCTGTTGCCAAGTTGAACAATTTTAGTGAAGGATTTGTAACGTCTTTCTGTTGTTCTTGTTGCTTGAATTTACACACATTCCCCTCAAGGAGATTGACTGCTTGTAAAGTAAGGATAATGTGATAGTGACAGCCATGTTGTAGTATTTGGTTGCCATAAacgcacacaaaaaaagctcATCGTTCTATGCTTAAGTACGAATCAGTTGTTtgttgggaataaaaaaaaaacagcctcccTTAACCTGAAGCTGGCCAGTACTTCTTCCTCACTGAAGGGTTAAACCCATATAGAGTAGACCATTTCCTTCACCTTTAGGCCCTGCCAGTTTCAATCAATGGATACTATACCCCCTTCTCCTCCATGCACTGACTGCTGTTCGGTCGGTCATACATCAGTGTAACCGTGGACTCGACAGCCCCAGACACATCATTAGCCGCTGATGAATGACCCGGCGGTGCCCTGGGATGGGAGCGAGCCGCCGCTCCCTCAGCTCTGGGTGCCACACTAGCTGCGGATACCAATTAAATTAGCTTAATGTGAATTTGCTGTGCAGTGTTATTGTTGCAATTTAGGATGCCACATGCTGGGAGTTTACTCTGGTGTATTCCACTGTGACCGTCCGGTATGTTGACTCCCATGTGTTTAGCCCTGAGCACTTATAGCGCAGGCTTGGTCACAAGGCTAAGAAGTCCTCCACAGTGAAAGCATCTGttgtgaggaagaagaagaaaaacagattgGTCAAATGAAAGGGCTGCATATAAATGATTCTTAATCACTCTCCTCTTGACTTTGAATGGACCCCTTACCAACTTGTGTTACCCCATAGCAACACAGGCTCTTTTGTCTCACATGGACTTGAAATGATGTAACCGAACAATTCAACAACTGCTCCTCCAGTCGTCTTTCTAAAGTGTTCTTCCTGCAGACCGATTCGATGCAACCACATTCTTTCCCTTTCATGAGCCCAGTTTCTCCATGTggcatttctgtttttgttagaCTTCATATCTGTCCGTTCTGTTTATCTCCATTGAACGACGTATTAGTGTCTCTGTGTCAAAGtccatttgatttgatcaaCTGTCATGTTCTTGGAAACCAAACTTACCtccctgatgttttttttttctcttatcttCAGACATCAGCTGTAAAGATGACACGGATGTGCAGATGAATGGCAGCATCCACTTTGACGAGATGGACCATGACCACGACTCATCGTCACAGCTCAACATGCGCGGGGTCTTCCTGCACGTGCTGGGTGACGCCCTGGGCTCTGTCATTGTCGTGGTCAATGCTATcatttttatgtttgtgtgGAAGCCCTGCAAACCTGATGAGATATGTGTGAACCCGTGTATTAACAGCCACACCACAGACCACCATCATGTCAATCACACTCTAGTTGATCTGCTGGAAGGTCCAACTGTTTCGCCCATGTCAACCGCCGGGCCCTGCTGGGTTCTGTACCTGGATCCCACGCTGTGCATCACCATGGTCTGTATCCTGCTCTACACTACCTACCCGCTGCTGAAAGAGTCGGCCCTCATCCTGCTGCAGACCGTCCCCAAGCAGATCAACATGCGCCGGCTCAACGAGCGGCTGCTGAGCCTGGACGGCGTTTTGGCCATCCACGAGCTGCACATCTGGCAGCTTGCAGGAAGCCGAATCATCGCCACGGCGCATATCAAATGCCACGACCCAACATCTTACATGGACGTGGCCAAACGCATCAAGGACTTCTTTCACAATGAAGGCATCCACGCCACCACCATCCAGCCAGAGTTCGTCACGTTCAGCTCGGAGTCTCGGGACTCCCTGTGCGAGCTCTCCTGTCGGACTCAGTGCGCCCCCAAGCTGTGCTGCGGCTCTGCGGACAAACAGAACGGAGGCTCCGACAAGAAAACCGGCAGTGACTGCAAACCTGCTGCCGCCGCAGCCCTGGAGGTAATCATTGAGACCCCAGAGCAGGTTCAGGTGTGCCCCCGGACTGAGGCAGAGGTTATCATCACCAGAGAGGTGGAGTCGTCCCTCTGAGATGGAGGGGTCAGAAAGTAACAGAGGGGAAGCAGGACAACTACCACTTTGGGCAAAAAAAATGTCACTGTCATTTACAGGAAGCTGTTCTCTTTTTGACCCATTGTTGCCCTCATTAGAAAATTCTTTTCCTtcacttttcattttcttttgtcGCCCTTTTACATGCCTGACACTTCCACGTTCATCcatttcagcctcagtttctatccaTTCCAGTCGTCCCTTTCCTCATATTCCTGCCTCGCCCTGCCCGGCCTCTCCTCTGCCGCTCGGCCCCTATCTTGTGTTCTGTAGCCCTGGCAGTTTGGTTGTGCTGCATGTTGGGGTTCACGGACCTCATCTCCTCCAACACTGGAGCGAGGCCTGCATGAGTGTCCCTCATTAGCACCGTGTTGTGACGTGCCATCTCATTCTGTGGTGTTTTCTGTGCCAAAGCTTCACGCTGCAGGACCAACGGGATCAAAGAGACGCCCTCTCCTCCAAGTGGACTGTCGGTGCACACATCACTAGGTTATGTTGTCTAGCCTTTTGGACCTCTCAGCAAAGAGTCTGCCGTCTTGTTATAATGCGTAGGCTGTGAGCAAATCTATTTTCTTATCCTCTGGCTGCAAGTGGAATAGTATTGTATTGCTTAATAATTTAAGTATTTAAGTTATTAGAAATGATCTATCTCCCTTTCTAGATGCTGTTTATAATATTTAGTTTGGATGATACAGAAAGATTTTTTCAATTTTTCTGTCTGGATTTTTGTGACCGATTATCTATGCTgtagttttttcatttttcaaatgtgatgtttttataatgattttgttttatagACTTTACTCTGGCCTTGACTCGGTTTTAATTGCAGTCATTAGTTGGATAAAAAAGCCGTATCGACACCTCTCACCTTGCCTATTAAACAAACTGCTGTGGTTTAGCACTAACCATAGTCGACACAGTGTAACAGAACTCATTACGGTGGCACAGTCACCTAATTAAAAGTTTATTCATGAATTTGTCGCCTTTCAAGCCGGAGGGGCGGGACTGTTGTGAAGAAATTAGCACTGTATACCATTAGTGATACACTCTTCTCTGTATGAGCCTGTACTGGAAAGCTTTCTCGTGTTGGTTGTTGGTTGATTCTTGTTTTGAAATCCTCATGAATGTGTTCGGCACCTTGTCAACAGTCAATTCTGTGGGAGCCTTTGTATTTTCAGGATGTTTGACCATATTCACACAACCAAACTGAGACCTGGTGTTCGACATTTTACAGCTCCACTAAGAGCTCTTGTTGCTGCTTACCAGCACCTTCTGGTATCCTCCAGTATAACCCATGACTGTAGGGAATGAATCATCACATAGCTTGCCTCTCCTCTGGTCTGGGCAGCTGAGCAGGCTGTTTGTTGAATTAAAGTCCATATGGTGGCCTTTGAAATTGTACGACGTTCCCCCTGTCAGCACATATATCATCTAAAGTCGATGCATTTCAGATTTCCACTCAATTAAATGTGTATGCAATATTGAAATATGTGCTGggaaatgtatttttcttcatttgtaATGTTTGGTCACTTTTATTCTGTCTTTTATGACTTGAGCTCTGTGTGCAAATTGAaaacaaatgtttgtttttttattttagatatGACATGTCAGCTGATGTGTTTttgatatatagatatatatctatatatatccaCATTACCTGTCCAATGTGTCattgtgaaataaaaacaaaatgtggcTGGTTGGTACAGCTGAAGAACCTACATGCCTTAGTCTTGCTATGTTATACCCTCACATTCGAGATGGTTTTGGGCAGGGGACATTTCCATGAAGAAAAGTTTATTTCCTATTTAAAAATATGTCAACTAGTTTGTTGGATAGAGAGCGGACTGAGGAAAGAGTAAGGGAGTAAGGGAAGACATTCTGAAATCAAGAAAATGAAGAAGGCAAAGGGGATTTTAGTTTTGGTTtctgaagatgttttttttgtgttcagGATGTGGTTCAggaattgatttaaaaaatgatatcctgatttatttttattgatataCATAATCTAGAATTTGTTGCGCTTTAATTGCAAGAAGCTGAGAGCGGTTTCTAGTAAAAGTTAGACAATGTGACGGCCCCCAATAAACTAGAAAGTGAAGCAAAACTGCCAGAAAGTGTAAAAAAAGGGccacaaaaaca is part of the Odontesthes bonariensis isolate fOdoBon6 chromosome 24, fOdoBon6.hap1, whole genome shotgun sequence genome and harbors:
- the slc30a1a gene encoding zinc transporter 1a codes for the protein MACEPNRVRLMCMLSLTFIFFIVEVVVSRITSSLSMLSDSFHMLSDVIALVVALVAVRFAEKTHATNKNTFGWIRAEVMGALVNAVFLTALCFTIVLEAVERFTEPQEIESPLVVVGVGAVGLLVNLLGLCLFHGHAGGGHGHSHGGHSHGSKNKRGKTGKAGNGSAGEETNNLVGNHNSPGDVRQRTDISCKDDTDVQMNGSIHFDEMDHDHDSSSQLNMRGVFLHVLGDALGSVIVVVNAIIFMFVWKPCKPDEICVNPCINSHTTDHHHVNHTLVDLLEGPTVSPMSTAGPCWVLYLDPTLCITMVCILLYTTYPLLKESALILLQTVPKQINMRRLNERLLSLDGVLAIHELHIWQLAGSRIIATAHIKCHDPTSYMDVAKRIKDFFHNEGIHATTIQPEFVTFSSESRDSLCELSCRTQCAPKLCCGSADKQNGGSDKKTGSDCKPAAAAALEVIIETPEQVQVCPRTEAEVIITREVESSL